A stretch of DNA from Schizosaccharomyces osmophilus chromosome 2, complete sequence:
TAATAATTCACGCTCATTAGTAGTTACATCCCTCTGATATTCCGTGGCTCGAATCCAAAGATGAATAGCTAAGTATTTTAATTCGTCTCTGGCTTTTAATTCCAAGGTGTCGCTGGTACACTTGACTAATTTCTCGATGGGTACACGCTTGCAAAACTGTTCATCGTAAATAAGCCTTTTGATACGTTTATGTCTTTTCTCCCATaatacttcttttgaaatactCTGCAAGTGTATATCAACGTCTTCAGTACTCATTATGTGTTTCTTCATATatcaaacaaattaaaaatcTTTCAATATTTCAGTAGCTGAAACAATATTTCACAAAAATAATTAACTTTAAGTAATACACTCATTAAAAAACCCGTTATGTACACTTTTTTAACTTCATTCCTCTAGCAATTTGTAttatttccaaaatttcctTGCTTATAGGTTTAGCATCGCAGAAGCCCGCAAGCAAGCATGATATATGGATAGGTCTGgattataattttttttttttttttatcttccttttttgttactttttttttttttttgcaaaaaagataaaaatatGATACCGTAAGAATTATAGCTGTTTTCTAAGTTTTTCACAAAGAACTTTCGTACGTGGGTGAACCCATAACAGGACGTAcacaaaataaaacaaagagtAGGTTTGTTGCATAAATAGTATAATATGTTTTACAAAAGGTCTGTATTATTCCTGGTAGAAATTTCCAAGGATACTAAAGGACTTCAATATAAGCATAatcaaaccaaaaattatATACATTGCTAGCTAACTAGTTACCAAATAGTATTATACAGAACCGTTCTTGCAAAATACAAAGTTCAATCCAAAACTGTAAACATGTTATCGTAAGTAATCAGTCGTAGCCTTTTTTTGCCTTCATCATAAAAAGTACAATTCTGGTCACTTCCCTAGATTTATAGTAGAAGCTTAATTTACTcttgaaaaacaagagacCAGCACAAAATGTTTTAGGGAGCACGCTATTTTCATGGACTAGCGGGACCAATTGACCAAATGCGGGCTCGTAAGTCACCACTTCCGGAAGCAAACTGTTTGCCATCAGGGCTAAAGCTTACAGATATAACAGAATTCTTGTGGCCCTGGCATGTCAAATAAGATTGTCCTGTCTGTAAATCCCAGAACTGTATGCTTCTATCTTTTGAACCGCTAAGGGCCCAACGATTGTCTGGCGAAACAGCAACAGACAGAACGAAATCGGAATGACCATGGTAAGTAGCTTTACAAACACCATCGGGCTTAATAGCAGCAAGACCAACGGACCGAGGAAATTGTAGTTCCCAGACCTTAATTGTTTTATCAAGGCTTCCACTGACCAAAAATTTACTATCTGGAGAGAATGCGATGGAGTAAACACTTTCCTTGTGACTTTCAAGTCTCTCTACTAGGGTTCCAGAAACGGACCAAACCCGGATAATCTGGTCCAAACTGCCAACTGCAATGTACTGGTCATTTGGAGAAATGGCAATTGCTGTTACGCCATTTTCAATCTCCAGCTTCAAAATACATTGACCAGTTTCCACATCCCATAACCGAGCAGTATGGTCACCGCTTCCGGAAACGATAAAACGACCGTTGTGGCTGAAATCGAGAGAGTAAATATCTTGCTCATGGCcagaaaaaaggaaacgaaCTTTTTGAGTAGCAAGATCCCATAGCTTAATCTGACGATCTTCGGTGCCAGTAACTAGGTATTTTCCATCGGGACTGAAAGCAATAGTACGGACGTACAAATCACGAGAATGATCTGGAGAATCCTCGTTGAGTgtaaaaagcttttgtcCCGTATAAACATCGAATATATTGGTAGCCCGGTTGCAACCAGTAGCTAAGTATTTACCGTTATGACTAAACTTGGTACAGCAAACAACACTAGGGTGCTCCAGGGTATGAACGAGATTTATGTTGAATAATCTTCGACATGCTGGATTATATGTGACATACCAGCTAGGGGATTGTGACTTTTTCTGTGTGTAAGCAGAAGCTTGATTTACTTCTTTGGTATGGGGCTCATGCTCTTGATAGGCTTGCTTGCCAGTATATTGAGCTATACTATTTGTGTTGTTTGGGATGTCTTGTGTTTGAAGTTGAAAAGGCTGCTgttgttgcttttgctgctgctgctcGGGATTTGCGACATAATAGCCAGGTAAACCACCCATGTGGGCATTTCCTGGGACTGTTGAATGAGGAGGAGCAGAGTTATCGGTGTAGGAAATAGGAGACACGTAAACCGATGGTTCTGAAGCACTCGTTGCGTTACTACCGAGCAGCACTTGCTGTCCAGGATGAGTCATACTAGGATGTTCACCGGACGTTGCCGCCGCGACGGGGGCATTGGATGAAGAATCATGAGCTGGATCGAGATGAAAGCCAGGTTGTTGGGCAGAAGAAAGAGGTTGCATGGAAGGGATTTTATTAGCATCAACGGTATTGAGTGGTTTTGAGGTCGTAGGAGGGTGAAAAGACTTGGCATCTTTATTTATCCGCTCGTTAAAGGATGGCTTTGTAGAGTTAAAAGCATCTACTCCTAAAGCATCGAGTTCATGTTTGATCGCATTTACCTCTTTTTCATAACTGCGCAAAGTTAGTAAAGGACAGGTATATAAAAAGGTGGCTGAACACAATTACACATCCTATATTATGAAATAAAACCATTTATCAGTATGTGCTATAGAATACAGCAAAGAGACAAGCTCCACCAACGGATGGACTACTTACGTTTCGCGTATgactttttgcttttcaatcATATCGTCCAGAGTCTTACGAAAATTTTCGATGTCTTGTATTTGGGACAAAATCACTACGGTAAGAGTTAGTGCACCACTTCAGATACGACGCGCGTTTgtgtttattttcatcaactACGACAACGAAAGGGCGGAAAAGAATCgtagaaagagaaaacaatcaattGCTTAAACATACTTGAAGTGTCATAATTATCAGCACGGCTTTCTGTACTTGACGAGTTTTTATTTAGCATATCATATTCCGACTTCAGAGCATCCAAAACCTCCTGCACATTCTTGTTTCTGTCCATGGAAACCATGATTGACAACAAAGGTCAATATTGacaagtaaataaacaaaaggaatcgCAAAGGATGTGAAACGAAATAAATGGTGTTTCAATGCGTATAACTGCGTCGTCGCTGGAAGTAACGGAGTCTATACTTGGCCTTAGATAACGAGTGAGCTACAACTCCTAAAGTTAGATACCGCATTGGAACACATAAAGCCGAAATGGGAACCACCAGTGGAAGAGAAGCATAGAAACAGAAATCGCTTATTTGTGGATTCTGAAAGAGTTATACACTTTAgcaaattttttgtatcaACGTTGGGACCTGAGTGTTGAAATCAATGGTTTGACTGAGTCTGTACAGTAACTTAGCTTCGCTTACGTCAAACAAGGAACGGTTTTGAAAGGGACAGTCCGAAAAGGGAGATTCTTAAGGATCAATACCTCttgttgattctttttttaggCGCCATTCTTACTGAGAACTGAATTTAAAAACCGTTAGAAAATGCGATTTTGCAATAAAAGTGTTTCTTACTAACGATCGATAAAGACGGAAATATCCCTTTCTTAAGCGAAGCGAGACTTAAAACTGAAGAAattactttgtttacattgccgaaaagcaagagcgacaattctttctctaaataatgtttttactaattctttttggtttttgtgttttcttggatgaatgaatggaaCAAAAGTCGTAATCTTGGCTATGAGGCTGTTTGCTCCCCTAATAACACAGACATCTAAACTTTACCAAAGTTTGTAATTAATACAAGCAATCAATTTCCTTTCATTCTTAGAAACTGACGACAGATGGTCGTAGACAGTCAGTCTAGCATGTTTGGTTGTTTAAGGATCGCACGGTAGAAGGACAAGATGGATGAATGGTTGCTTTCTGTCATAGGAAGGATCCTGTGTAAGTCTTATTTGATCGAAGGAATTCAACTTTCTCGTACATACTATTTATTTCGCTCATAGGTGACTTGAGCAAGGTTTTGATACGAAGTGATCACTTGCTGAAGCACCAATATATGAATACAAgttttgattcattttgtAGCTCAACTTTTACCTAATGCTGATGGATTTTGCTCGTACGCAATTCATTCTAGAGAGTTACGCATGGCATGTGATTTTGCGTCCTTGAATACTCTCGCATACGCTCTCTCTTTCCGAATGAAAACACTCGCTTTTGAACCTTGTTTGGATTTGGATTTGACACTGCGGCGGAACACTGTTTCTGTCTTTCGCTTATTCAGAAATCAATTTCGGGTTATTTCTCCTGTAAAGGATATAACGCTTATTTACAAATACCTCTGGAACATAATTACAGCAAAAAAAgccttttctatttatcAAATCCAAGAATAGTTTATGATTAGGAAGTAACGATAGCTTGTATACAAGTAACATTTCACCAGTAGGGCCAGAGGACTTGAAACAAGCAGCACTTGCTAAATTCGTGTGAGACAGACGAAACAAGAGAAACATGGCACACGTTGATCCAAAGAGAGCTGATTTAGTGGTTCCATACAAAGCTATTCCACGATCTCAAGATGATGGTACGACAGCAACACTACCTCGCATATCCATGAATACAAAAGGCAATCAAGCGAGctttattgttttgatttGGATATAAATCTAGTCTCTAAAGTGTTTGTTCATATGCTTACTATTTATCGTTTCTAGTGGGGATTACTACAGTTAGCACCGTCGTTTGTATGgctgctttgtttttaagAATCAAGTACGAACTTCAGGATAACAATATATTTCTTTCGATCCATATATTAATTATATTTCAAGGTTTATCGCTTGGGCCGCTTTTATCCTAGCTGCATCAAATATGCTCAATTCTGCCTCTTCACCAAACTCTTCCCCCATGTCTATGGCCTTGTATGTTTGGTGATTCATTCTGTCCCGCTCTCCTTTCTAACAACATTTAGCTTGGGTCTTGCCTCTTTGATTTCTACCTATCTTCCCGTAAGTGCTGTTGTCTATTTTAAAGATATCTTTGATTTTAACCGCCTTAGTATTTCTTAAACACACCTCAATCGCCTTAAGCACAGTAATTCACATCGGTATACCCCcttccaaaggaaaaaaagaacaaaagtGAACCTTTTGTTACGCGCATTTTCTTTCGGGCTTCTCTATGTGACTGATGTATTCAATTCTCTTCAGCTTGAACTCGGTCTACGTCCTTCTACCAGGTCAGCTATGtgccttttatttttttctttttattttatttgaagaGCTGACATcttcaaccaaaaaaagacaaactTATTCCACTATGCGTTATCCGGTACAAGCTGCTAAATCTGAAGATTCTATCTGAAGGTCCTTCTTGCATATCATCgatcattttcttcttgttaGCATATTGGCTCTTGTATTTCAGTTTATACGAATATATGGTGATTGCATACATTACTCCACTGATCATCTGTTTTTTCTCACCGGTCGGGAATTCAAGGATGAACTGTAGGAAAATCACGCACGAACAGAAAACTTCCAAAGTCTTCTCGTGACacattgctttttcaaaatctcGTTTTTCCTCAATTTACTTTCATCTTCCAAACGCCTTACTAACTACTTTGAACTCATTTAGGAAATAACGATGTATAGCGCGTTAAAGCAttaaattttaaatttccGTACGCTTTGTTatctttaattttattaaataagaATGTTCGTAGacgttcattttcttgcCTTTTCCAACAACATTTAAAAGATATCTATTCAATTTTAGTTGGTTCATTCGTACATTCTCTTGTTTATAAAGTAATATTTATTGCATTTCGGTAGAggtcttttttctttttgtcgtTGTTAAAAATGTCTACTACAGCCAGAAGACGTCTCATGAGAGACTTTAAGGTAAGGCTAATTTCATAACACGAATTATAACAAGAATTACTAAcggtttcttttctagagAATGCAGCAAGACCCTCCCGCAGGCGTTTCCGCTTCTCCCATATCTGACAATGTTATGCTTTGGTAAGTAGCCATGGGAATCCGAACCAAAAACACGCTTGTATTCTGTTTGATTGAAGAGTTATTCAGAGTCTGTAATGAAGCGAGGAGTTTTGGCTggattctcttttttaaagatatGGTATTAACATTCGGAACAGGAATGCAGTAATCATCGGTCCAGCAGATACTCCTTTTGAAGATGGTACATTTAAATTGGTTTTATCGTTTGATGAACAGTATCCAAATAAGCCGCCTTTAGTAAAATTTGTTTCCACAATGGTACGATCTTACTAagtttttttaacaaaaattcgctttttctttgtttatagtctaacttctttttgtagTTCCATCCCAATGTTTATGCGAACGGTGAGCTTTGCCTGGATATCCTACAAAATCGATGGTCTCCAACATATGATGTTGCCGCCATCCTGACGTCTATTCAAAGGTATGAATCATCATATTTTCTCATGTAATAATGGAACTAACCAAATTCTTAAGTCTACTGAATGATCCGAATAACGCGTCCCCGGCGAATGCTGAAGCAGCGCAGCTTCATCGcgaaaataagaaagagTATATACGCCGCGTTCGGAAAACCGTAGAAGATTCCTGGGAGAGCTAACATTCCTTCTCCTTTGATTCCCTTTATCCTAGAAATGACTTTAAGACTCTGTCCTTGATTCCTTCTATTAGATTATTTTTACCTCgtaattttggaattccGCTGCTAAATTATTATCATATATCCGAATgtattatattattttagAGGTAAATTGATCgtgtttgaaaaaaataaaacaaatatgtAAATTCATAGTTTGCTTGCGTGTAGCACTAAATGACCGTTCATTCACGAGTACGAATGCTTCTTACAAAAGATTAACTTTCCCATAATTATTATTGTACAAAAAACCCAGAAGTCATCTATTCATTCAGCAAAGTAAAAGTTGAGCAACCAGTTCTATACcaaaattatatatatactaTTTACCTTTAATTTCTCATCCAATCGACCCAATGAATCCATTTATCCCAAATTTTAGTAGAAACCATCTGTTTTTATCTGCGTTTCAAGGACTTTCTACGCTTACGATAAGCGTCACCCATCCGACTTTGACCGGATCCCGATGCGCCTTCAGAGGCGTCTGATGCGCCACGCTTGTTTGCACGAGAAGAAAGGTCCAATTTACGAGAGGCAAAAGCATCACTGTTAAAGCTGCGATCCAATAAAGACCAATCTTCACCACCAAAACCGggtttctttggtttcttgACATTTTTGAGTTCTTTCTTGGACAATTTTGGAAGACGAGTGTAATTGCTTTCTTCATAATCCGCACGCTCGCGCATCTTCTCCAATTCTCTTTCATCTGCATGAATAACTCGACCACCTCGTTCCAAGTTAGAGCCAACACTTGGCATACTCTGAGGTAAAGATGACAAATCagatgaaacaaattcatcaacaaGTTGATTAGGTCTACGTCTAGTCTTTTTCTCATCGTCCATTGTAACGGCACGAATCCTTGGGGGTCGATAAACACCATCCTTCTTGGACTCATCCTCGTCGTCCTCAGATGTAACTTCTTCTGAGGCAgcatcttttttattactcTTCTTGTCTGTTCCTTTAGCGGCAGGTGCCTCTTCTTCGTCACTCTCAAGTCCAACAAGATTTGGCTTATAATGAAGCTTAAGGCTATCGGTGTCTTCTTGATTGATGCCACCATCCAATCCAGAAGTGCTTAAAGATTCCAATTCTTCCTTACGTTCAGCAGCACGCAAGAGTTTATCTAGCGAATACTGGATGCGATTTTCCAAAGGTCGgaccttttcaatttccaGTCGCAAACGAACGAGCTTCTCTACGACATTCTGGAATTCCAAGTAACTTTTCCCTTCTAGTTTTACTAAAATTAAGAATGCAAGCTTTTGAACATAGGAAAGGAGTAACTGGGTTTTCAAAGATACCAACGAAACGCCCTCAGATGTAGGGTTGATGTTCTTTGGTAGACTGTCCAGCGCAGAGACCAGACTTCTGTTTATAACATCCATTTAAAGCAATTCTTTAGGAATGGACGCCTTCTTTTCTGGCTCTTTCTGAGAATTGGAAAGAATAGGCAAAATGAGAGTTCGTGTGTGTCCAAATTTTGTATCCAATCCCCTAAATAAGGAAGTGGTCCTTCTTCACAAAACTAATTTAAGGACCTACAACGtatgtttatattttgtaaatcttttattaaaagttGAGTTTATAAAAAGGTAGATGAGAAGCAAGGCATAATTGTTTAATTTAGTTCATATTCTTTAAACAATTATTCGACTGACATTTTTCATTACGAGAAGAACTATGCTGGTGGTAAAAAAGAACCATACAAACCTGCTTGTATGAGAGTATAAAGAACCCATGAGAAGAGAATAATTTCTGTAAATTTTCTGACATGCAAGGATGAACTTTGTGACCAAGCATGAGCCAAAGACCAGTATAAGAGGggaaaagaggaagaaagtCGGTTTAGTACTTGGGTGTGCATTTGAAAGATTCCTAGGTATAGATAGAAAAGGCTGAGCATAAAAAGATACCGTATAGTTACATCCTTCCTTATGGATGTAATCGAGTaccataaagaaaagacaaggGGGATAAACGTGATACAAGCTAGAAAGAAATTGGGTATGTTGTTCGATGTCCAGTAATTGAGAAAACCAATATTCCaatacttcttttgaacCGCAGGGTATATGAATGGTAGATACGACAGACACCAGGAAGCACGAGGACAAAATACCTTGTAGGCTTGAAACTGGCCGTACAAGAAAGGAACAGCGATTCCGATACATCTGCAACCGTTTAAGAAGGCAGTCCTGAGAAATTTAGAAACTCCAACTTTCTGTCtcacaaaagaaaaaaaggtgTCTGTTGTAGGAATAACAAATAGTAATGACCAGAAGAGACCATTGCTTCGGAAAAGTGTAGAAATAGACCAAAACATCATAGCCAACGTCTGTCGTTTTTGTACATAGCACAAGAGTCCGAGAAAACTGCATGCGGAAAACGCCGATTCTGTGTAACCAACTGACATAAATATTCCAGCGGGCGAGAACAAGTAGAAAATGACGGAGAGTACTGAGATTCGTTTATCGAAGAACACAACATTAGTAGTACAGTAAAAAGCCACGGCCGCAATAGCATGTAAGACGATAGCTAAACAACACGCACCTAATCCTAGCACAACAACATCCTTTGATTCAAAGCAAATAAATCTTATAAGAGCACCCCAAACGTCCGAAAATGCCCACTCTTGTTCGAATAATCGATTTTGTAATGACATGTCCACAAAGTAAATTGCGTCCCAGCGGATCCAAGCCTTAAAAAATCCTATAAGCAGAGAATTTCTAATTTGGGAATCATGCTGGCTCAAATAAAGACCTGCTGTGTGATCAAAAACTGACAAACTAGAAGTTATGAAAGCAATCCCTAGATAAGAAAATGTGCTCAGGACAAACAATAGAACGCAAGTTTTCCTTGAATTTATGGAAAAGATACtatgatttttcttgtttgaGAATTTCCTCGACCTTGCGCATTCGCCTTTGTTCTCGGAGTTTTTCAAGTTCGTCGTGGATTTCCTCTCTTTCAGTGGGAATTGATCGGTCATCGTTTTTCCAGAAGTTTGCCTACGATGATTAGTTACTTGTTTATGCGAAACATTTCATACACGCTCGATGTTTTTTTCGTAATAGCTAGGGTGTCCGATATAGTACATTGCCCCCAATGGAAGCGCACAATATAAAGTAAACTagttaaataataattaatACACCGAATACAATAACAAGATCGCACTTACCTTGACTAGTTCGAGGTTTACACGAACCATGGAAGTAAAGGTACAATAGTAAAGTTGAGTACCGTTATGCAGAAATACGACCACGgaaacaacaaacaaatagTCTCCAAAACCTAgtttattctttaaaacATAAGATGATTATGATTAAATAGGATTATCTGACTAGCTAAGCATAGATTCAGTTAGGCATACTCAACTTTGCTAATTTACTGTTGCTCTCTAAGAATAAATCTTTAAAAACTACATAAGCCAGATTTCTAAACACCGTGAAGCAATCAAGTTGAGTGTATTCCCTAGGCCGATGAATCTTATATCCTTGCTTGAAAGCTAAAGTAGAAGGAACGTATATTCCGATCAGCAAATTTAATCCTCAATACACTTATGAGTTTGTATACATGATTCGACATCCAGCCGTTAAGTGAGGTTTGGCTCAGCTCATAAAGTATTATTTGTAATTGATGAGCATTATTCATACCAATTCTAACGAATTACAATCGCcaaataatataaaaagaataaatcTAAGCACCTTTGGCTAAAGTTTGGAACCTTGACGttaaaaaatattggtATCAACGAAAGTAAAAGGATATGTAAGTATACCAATAATGAATCAGTAAAATTCGactgtaaataaaaaatcgTTTCTACATTGAAAACGATAATCGGCATAAACATTAATTCCATGTTTGTCTTCGTTGATTTAGACCAAACCATCGTACAAGGAAAGAGCAGAGACAATGGTTGGATCTTTCTTTGAACCTTCACGAAATTCTTCCAAGTTTAGCTGACCATCTTTGTTCTTGTCCATCATGCTAAAAATCTTATTCACGCGCTAAATAAATGGTCAGTCTTCGAtcgtttgcttttgtaGTAGATGCTTACCTTCTCAGGAGTATCTTCGTCTTCAGGAAGCTTCACCATGCTGCCAACCATCTTATAAATAGCGTCAACGATCTGAAGCATTTCATTATATGAAATCAACCCATTGTTATCCAGGTCATATAATTGGAATGCCCATACCAACTTGTCGTCAAGAGTACCTCTAGATGTGACGCTTAAAGCGCAGATAAATTCCTTAAAATCAATCGTTCCATTCTTGTCTGTATCAAAGACATTAAAGACGTATTCTGCAAATGCCGAGGGGTCgccaaaaggaaaaaactGCTTATAaattttctgaaattcttctttattcaGATTACCAGAAGGACAGTCTTTAAAGAATCCTTAAGCAAGGGTTAGCGTCTTGTctggaaaagcaaaagcgCGTTCAAGCAGACATTGCCGAGATTGAACTCGTCTGCAGAAGCATACCTTTATACCATTGCTGTAGCTCCTTTTTATCAACTACAAATAGTTAAACTTCTGAACTTTGAAAGTCATAAAGTTCCTACGTACACCTTGTAGAGCGAACCAATTCTTGAAGTTGATCCTGTGACAACTTGGACTGAGATTTTCccataattttttaatta
This window harbors:
- the tup11 gene encoding transcriptional corepressor Tup11 encodes the protein MVSMDRNKNVQEVLDALKSEYDMLNKNSSSTESRADNYDTSMILSQIQDIENFRKTLDDMIEKQKVIRETYEKEVNAIKHELDALGVDAFNSTKPSFNERINKDAKSFHPPTTSKPLNTVDANKIPSMQPLSSAQQPGFHLDPAHDSSSNAPVAAATSGEHPSMTHPGQQVLLGSNATSASEPSVYVSPISYTDNSAPPHSTVPGNAHMGGLPGYYVANPEQQQQKQQQQPFQLQTQDIPNNTNSIAQYTGKQAYQEHEPHTKEVNQASAYTQKKSQSPSWYVTYNPACRRLFNINLVHTLEHPSVVCCTKFSHNGKYLATGCNRATNIFDVYTGQKLFTLNEDSPDHSRDLYVRTIAFSPDGKYLVTGTEDRQIKLWDLATQKVRFLFSGHEQDIYSLDFSHNGRFIVSGSGDHTARLWDVETGQCILKLEIENGVTAIAISPNDQYIAVGSLDQIIRVWSVSGTLVERLESHKESVYSIAFSPDSKFLVSGSLDKTIKVWELQFPRSVGLAAIKPDGVCKATYHGHSDFVLSVAVSPDNRWALSGSKDRSIQFWDLQTGQSYLTCQGHKNSVISVSFSPDGKQFASGSGDLRARIWSIGPASP
- the pat10 gene encoding ER membrane chaperone for multipass membrane protein, PAT complex subunit (asterix), Pat10 — encoded protein: MAHVDPKRADLVVPYKAIPRSQDDVGITTVSTVVCMAALFLRIKFIAWAAFILAASNMLNSASSPNSSPMSMAFLGLASLISTYLPYFLNTPQSP
- the rhp6 gene encoding histone H2B-K119 ubiquitin ligase complex (HULC), ubiquitin conjugating enzyme E2 subunit Rhp6/Rad6: MSTTARRRLMRDFKRMQQDPPAGVSASPISDNVMLWNAVIIGPADTPFEDGTFKLVLSFDEQYPNKPPLVKFVSTMFHPNVYANGELCLDILQNRWSPTYDVAAILTSIQSLLNDPNNASPANAEAAQLHRENKKEYIRRVRKTVEDSWES
- the lcp5 gene encoding U3 snoRNP-associated protein Lcp5 is translated as MDVINRSLVSALDSLPKNINPTSEGVSLVSLKTQLLLSYVQKLAFLILVKLEGKSYLEFQNVVEKLVRLRLEIEKVRPLENRIQYSLDKLLRAAERKEELESLSTSGLDGGINQEDTDSLKLHYKPNLVGLESDEEEAPAAKGTDKKSNKKDAASEEVTSEDDEDESKKDGVYRPPRIRAVTMDDEKKTRRRPNQLVDEFVSSDLSSLPQSMPSVGSNLERGGRVIHADERELEKMRERADYEESNYTRLPKLSKKELKNVKKPKKPGFGGEDWSLLDRSFNSDAFASRKLDLSSRANKRGASDASEGASGSGQSRMGDAYRKRRKSLKRR
- the gpi18 gene encoding pig-V, dolichyl-phosphate-mannose-glycolipid alpha-mannosyltransferase, with product MTDQFPLKERKSTTNLKNSENKGECARSRKFSNKKNHSIFSINSRKTCVLLFVLSTFSYLGIAFITSSLSVFDHTAGLYLSQHDSQIRNSLLIGFFKAWIRWDAIYFVDMSLQNRLFEQEWAFSDVWGALIRFICFESKDVVVLGLGACCLAIVLHAIAAVAFYCTTNVVFFDKRISVLSVIFYLFSPAGIFMSVGYTESAFSACSFLGLLCYVQKRQTLAMMFWSISTLFRSNGLFWSLLFVIPTTDTFFSFVRQKVGVSKFLRTAFLNGCRCIGIAVPFLYGQFQAYKVFCPRASWCLSYLPFIYPAVQKKYWNIGFLNYWTSNNIPNFFLACITFIPLVFSLWYSITSIRKDVTIRYLFMLSLFYLYLGIFQMHTQVLNRLSSSFPLLYWSLAHAWSQSSSLHVRKFTEIILFSWVLYTLIQAGLYGSFLPPA
- the ncs1 gene encoding neuronal calcium sensor related protein Ncs1 — its product is MGKSQSKLSQDQLQELVRSTRFDKKELQQWYKGFFKDCPSGNLNKEEFQKIYKQFFPFGDPSAFAEYVFNVFDTDKNGTIDFKEFICALSVTSRGTLDDKLVWAFQLYDLDNNGLISYNEMLQIVDAIYKMVGSMVKLPEDEDTPEKRVNKIFSMMDKNKDGQLNLEEFREGSKKDPTIVSALSLYDGLV